ATCGACGTCAGTGCCATCACCGCCAGCACCATCTGGTTCGGCCACGTCTTCGCGGGCCTCTGCTTCGTGGGCAGTTGGGGACTGGGCTCTCTGCACAGCACCGCGCGCAGCGCGGCGCAGGCCTCGCTCGAGCGGACGCTCAAGGAGCTGAGGGAGAGCGAGAGCAAGCTCAACAGCGTCATCGAGAGCACCGACGATCTCGTGGTCTCGCTGGACCGCGAGGGGCGCCTGCTCACGGCGAACTCGGCCGCGAGGGATATCTATCTGCGGCGCGCTGGCATCGTGCTCGAGCCGGGACAGCTGCTCTTCCAGCATGACACTCCCGAGGCGCGCAAGCTCTGGGAGGCACGCTTCGCCCAGGTGATTCAGGGCCAGCGCCTGCGCCTGGAGCAAACCTACGAGGAGGGGGGCGCCCGTCTGGTGATCGACATCAGCATGCACCCCATTGCCGGCGCGGATGGCCGGGTGGTGGGGGCGACGCTCTTTGGCCGCGACGTCACCGCCCGCCGGGAGGCGGAGACCCGGCTGGGGGAGATGCACCGCACCCTGGTGGACGTCTCACGCCAGGCGGGCATGGCCGAGGTCGCCACCGGTGTGCTCCACAACGTGGGCAACACCCTCAACAGCGTCAACATCTCCACCAGCCTCGTCACCGACCGGCTCCGTCAGTCGCGTGTCTCGGGACTGGCCAAGGCCGCCAACCTCCTGCGCGAGCATGTCTCGGACATCTGCTCCTTCCTCGCGCACGATGCCCAGGGACAGAAGCTCCCGGCCTATCTCATCGCCGTGTCGGACCAGCTCCTGGATGAGCGGGACGCCCTGCTCCAGGAGATGCGCTCGCTGGGGGAGAGCGTCGAGCACATCAAGTCCATCGTGAGCATGCAGCAGAAGCACGCGAGGGCCGCGGGGGCCGTGGAGCAGGTGGTGGTGCCTCAGCTCATCGACGAGGCGTTGCGCCTGCACGCCGTCTCCTTCGAGCGCCTGGGCATCCGTGTCGAGCGCCACTACGCCGAGGTGCCCGCCATCTACCTCGACCGGCACAAGCTGTTGCAGATCCTCATCAACCTGCTGAGCAACGCGAGGCACGCGTTGATGGACAGCGCGAAACAGGACAAGCGCCTGGGAATCCAGGTGCGGCATGAGCCCGACACGGGTCATCTGCTCATCGAGGTGGAGGACAACGGCATCGGCATCGCGCCGGAGAACCTGGCGCGCATGTTCACCCAGGGGTTCACGACCAAGAAGACGGGGCACGGCTTCGGTCTGCACATCAGTGCCCTGGCGGCCGCCGAGATGGATGGACGGCTGGCCTGCTCCAGCCAGGGTCCCGAGCAGGGCGCCACCTTCACGCTGGAGCTGCCGATCAATCGCGAGGAGCAGTAGCCGGTCGCCGTACGCTCCCCGTAGTCTGTCCTGGCCACCCGAGGAGGGCCCGATGTTCCAAGTCGACGGAAGTGCCGTGGTGCAGCTCGGAGCGCAAGACGTGGAGGCCCTGCGCGCGCTGGTCGAGCGCTGCCACGCCTTCATGACGCTGGTCTACGGGGCGCTGGAGCCCGATGCCGCGGAGGCGATCCTCGAGAGCCTCCCTCCGGGGAAGACGCTGGAGGACAAGTTCGCCTTCGGGCTGTACGCGGAGGGGAAGAAGGAACTGCTCGGAGTGCTCGATGCCGTGCGTGGCTTTCCCGAGCAGGACGAGTGGATCATCGGTCTGTTGATGATCGACCCGGACCACCGCCGCGCCGGGCTCGGGGCCCGCTTCGTCGGTGCGTTCGAGCAGTGGGTGCGCGGCCAGGGCGCGGCGGGCATCCGGCTTGTCGTGCAGGAGCAGAATCCGGATGCGCTCCGCTTCTGGCAGCGGCAGGGCTACGAAGTCACCGGGATGACGCTCCAGAAGACGCCCCGGCGGCAGAACCTCATCCAACTGCTGCACAAGCCGCTGGCGCCCTGAAGGCCCGGCACGGACAGACCTTCGGACGCGGACGTGGACCGCTCACCGTGGCTCCACCGGTTCCCCTGGCTCAACGCTCGGCTCCCACCACCGAGGCGTGGCTCGAGCGCCGCACGGGAAGGACCCACAACGCGTCGCCCTCACCCTCTCGGAAGGCGATGAAGAAGACGCAGTCACCCACGCGGGTGAATGCATGCGGGAACGAGGACGCGAGCCCTGGGTTGATGTCCCGCAGACGCCGTGTGCCCTTCACCGTCCCGTCGCTCACCCACAGCTCCGTGTCTGTCTCGTCCGCCTCGTTATTGGCGGGGAAGAGGAGGAGGTCACCCACGGGGAAGAGCTCCGTCGTGAACTCATCCGAGAGGCTCAGGGGCCGGTGCAGCAGCTTCGTCCCGGACTTCGTGCCGTCGGTCACCCAGAGCTGGTGGTCGATCGGGGCGGGGCCGGGGCCGAAGAAGGCGACGGAGAAGAAGAGCTCCCTGCCCGTGGTGGCGAAGGCGGTGATGAAGGAGGTGACCTCCGGGTTGCCGGCGAAGGGATTGGGCAGCGTGGTGACGAGCTTCGGGTCGCAACGGCTGTCGCCACCCACCTTCACCTTGAACAGGCGCATCACCGTCCCGGTCTGGTCGCGGGTCGTGAAGAACAGCTGATCGCGAGCCACGTCCAGGAGTTGCAGGGTGGTGCTGGCGGGACCGGGCGTGAGGTCCTCGACGAGCTCCGTGCCGGCCACGGTGCCGTCCGTCCTCCACAGCTCGTTGCCGTGGGTCGAATCTTCGGCGATGAAGTAGACGAGACGTCCCGCGATTCGAAGAGAGCTCGGCGGGGAGCCCAGGGGCGCCGGGTCGAAGGTCCTCAACCGCATCGTGCCCGCCCCGGAGCCATCCGACTTCCACAGCTCGTGCGTACCATCCGGGTTCGCGAGGAAGAAGAAGAGCGTATCGCCCCGGGCGATCACCCTGTCGGATCTCGCGCTGGTTCCCGGCCCGAAGTCACGTACCCGCACCGTCCCTTCCGCGGTGCCGTCGGACGTCCACAGCTCGGTCCGCCCAGGCGAGGAGGGATCCCCTCCAAGGGTGCGGAAGAAGAACAGGGTCTTTCCCACCGCCACGAGGGTGTGCGGTGCCGAGCCCTCGGTCCCTGGCGTGAGGTCCTCCACCAGCCTCGTCCCCTCGCGCGTCCCGTCGCTGACCCACAACTCATTGCCATGGGCCTCGTCCCCGACCGTGAAGAAGAGCTGACACCCCACGGGGGTCAGATTGGACAGGAAGTCGAAAAAACCCGCGGGACGGCTCAGCGGTGGAAACTCCACCACCACGACGGTGCCGGCTCTGGTGCCGTTGCTCTTCCACAACTCCCTCCGCCCATCCTGGTGGTTGGCGGCGAAGGAGAGCTTCCCGCGGAAGCTCACCAGGTTCTGTGGTTCGGCCCCCCTGAAAGCCGCTTCCGGGAAGATGTCCTTGACGAATCGTGCCCGCCCCAGGGTCGGGGTGTCGTTCGTCCACATGGCCGCGACTTCATCCCCCGGCATCTGTTCGTCGGACGGCGGTTCCACTTCCGGAAGCGGTCCGCCACACCCCGCGATCAACGCACAGGACAAGGCAACAGCTCTCCAGGTCTGCATTCCCCACCTCCCGGATTGACTGCAGGACAAGATGGGGCGCAACAGACCTTCGGCCCATTGCCTCCTGGGGTTGGGAAATCTCTTAGACACGCGACCCACGTCGCCCCCGAGGAACCGGGCAACCTCCTGGTGTGGTCCTCTGGCCTCCAGTGATTTCGGGCGTTTGGCGGGACTCCAGGAAAAATCGCCCGCTGTGTCGATCTTGCGGATCGTCATTCGTCGTGACGATAGATCCCGGTTTTCGACCCTGAAGGAGACACGACATGAAGGCCACCCTGGGAACGGACACGACGCTCGCGGCGACTGCCGCCGAAGGCAAGACCCCGAAGTCGATCGCTCGCCATCTTCCGACCGCCGGACGGCTCTTGATGGGGCTGATGTTCTTCGTCTTCGGGCTGAACGGCTTCCTGAACTTCCTGCCTCAACCCACGACGCCCATTCCCGAAGGCGCCCTCGCGTTCGCCGGCGCGCTCGGGAAGACGGGCTACATGTTTCCGCTGATCAAGGGCACCGAGGTGCTCGCGGGGGTGCTGCTGCTGTCCAACCGCTTCGTGCCGCTGGCGCTGGCCCTCCTCGCGCCAGTCATCGTCAACATCGTCGCGTACCACGCCTTCCTCGCTCCGGAAGGCACGGGGATGACCGTCTTCATCCTGGCGCTGGAGGTCTACCTGGCCTGGTCGTACCGGGGTGTGTACCGCCCCATGCTCGCCATGCGCGCGACCCCGGGCTCGAAGTGAGCGTCATTCCGGCCGTACCGCCCCCGACTCGAGGCCCGGCCGGTCATCGAACAGCTGGACCCAGCGCCCGTCGAACCCACCGTTCTGGGTGAGGTACCACGCGCCCGGGAGCCAGAAGCCCTGCTCCACGCCCTCCGTCGAGTCCACGGTGCCGGAGTGCACGAAGTAGTCGTGCTGCCACCAGAAGGAGCCGGGTGACGTGGTGTAGCCGCTCGCGCTCGCCCGCGTCTGGCCCCGGGAGTCCACCCCGGTGCTGGCCCATGCGTTGTCATGGAAGGCACCGGAGCCCCCACCGCCCGTGTCCGACGCGCTGGCGTTCAGCTCGAAGGTGCCGAGGAGCCACTTCTTCGCGGGGTAGCCCTCGCGCTCGTCCTCGTTCTCGATGTCGCGCGTCTGGGGGAAGAAGCGCTGCATGCCCGCGCTCACCTCGGCCTGCCCGGCCTCGTTGACGACGGGACTCTCCAGATAGAAGTCGATGGGCGAGGTGCTCAGCCAGTGCGTCTGGTAGCCGCCGTATTGCCAATGCGTGGGCAGGATGTCCGCGAGATCCTGCAACTCATAGGTGA
This is a stretch of genomic DNA from Archangium violaceum. It encodes these proteins:
- a CDS encoding ATP-binding protein — translated: MSHVGRHWLLERLDSMLSEPLRNSAPTDLIRHRIMVGAACFLTLINVVFVLRSISTNALPLGSIIAGLGYLGTLLLARGARTPSLPAMVLLVTLGIGHVSSVFVNPNPAGGAHAIGMLLPALAVYLAGPRLGLSITLLLFAALGVAHPYYREQIGIDVSAITASTIWFGHVFAGLCFVGSWGLGSLHSTARSAAQASLERTLKELRESESKLNSVIESTDDLVVSLDREGRLLTANSAARDIYLRRAGIVLEPGQLLFQHDTPEARKLWEARFAQVIQGQRLRLEQTYEEGGARLVIDISMHPIAGADGRVVGATLFGRDVTARREAETRLGEMHRTLVDVSRQAGMAEVATGVLHNVGNTLNSVNISTSLVTDRLRQSRVSGLAKAANLLREHVSDICSFLAHDAQGQKLPAYLIAVSDQLLDERDALLQEMRSLGESVEHIKSIVSMQQKHARAAGAVEQVVVPQLIDEALRLHAVSFERLGIRVERHYAEVPAIYLDRHKLLQILINLLSNARHALMDSAKQDKRLGIQVRHEPDTGHLLIEVEDNGIGIAPENLARMFTQGFTTKKTGHGFGLHISALAAAEMDGRLACSSQGPEQGATFTLELPINREEQ
- a CDS encoding GNAT family N-acetyltransferase, encoding MFQVDGSAVVQLGAQDVEALRALVERCHAFMTLVYGALEPDAAEAILESLPPGKTLEDKFAFGLYAEGKKELLGVLDAVRGFPEQDEWIIGLLMIDPDHRRAGLGARFVGAFEQWVRGQGAAGIRLVVQEQNPDALRFWQRQGYEVTGMTLQKTPRRQNLIQLLHKPLAP
- a CDS encoding ELWxxDGT repeat protein — its product is MWTNDTPTLGRARFVKDIFPEAAFRGAEPQNLVSFRGKLSFAANHQDGRRELWKSNGTRAGTVVVVEFPPLSRPAGFFDFLSNLTPVGCQLFFTVGDEAHGNELWVSDGTREGTRLVEDLTPGTEGSAPHTLVAVGKTLFFFRTLGGDPSSPGRTELWTSDGTAEGTVRVRDFGPGTSARSDRVIARGDTLFFFLANPDGTHELWKSDGSGAGTMRLRTFDPAPLGSPPSSLRIAGRLVYFIAEDSTHGNELWRTDGTVAGTELVEDLTPGPASTTLQLLDVARDQLFFTTRDQTGTVMRLFKVKVGGDSRCDPKLVTTLPNPFAGNPEVTSFITAFATTGRELFFSVAFFGPGPAPIDHQLWVTDGTKSGTKLLHRPLSLSDEFTTELFPVGDLLLFPANNEADETDTELWVSDGTVKGTRRLRDINPGLASSFPHAFTRVGDCVFFIAFREGEGDALWVLPVRRSSHASVVGAER
- a CDS encoding DoxX family protein, producing the protein MKATLGTDTTLAATAAEGKTPKSIARHLPTAGRLLMGLMFFVFGLNGFLNFLPQPTTPIPEGALAFAGALGKTGYMFPLIKGTEVLAGVLLLSNRFVPLALALLAPVIVNIVAYHAFLAPEGTGMTVFILALEVYLAWSYRGVYRPMLAMRATPGSK